In the genome of Nocardioides sp. NBC_00368, the window GACCGCCACCATCAGCACCGCCGTCCCGGCGAGGACGACCAGCATCGGAGCCGAGAGCCGCAGGAACGTACGTCCGTAGTGGTCGGCAAGGTGGAGCTCCGACGAGGTGACCCGCCGGACCAGCGACCGGGTGACGAGGAACCCGGTCAGCGCCAGGAAGACGTCGACACCGCCGGAGACGCGGCCGTTGCCGAAGAGGTGGAAGACCACCACGAGCGCCAGCGCCAGCCCCCGCAGCCCGTGGATCTCGGCGATGCGCTGAGACGACGGCGGCTGCGGCATCGGGTCACGGTAAGGGTGGCCGGTGACCCGGGGGAGAAGGCCAGGTTAAGAGCCGAGGACCTGCTCCAGATAGGGGTTGCCGAAGGCGCGGGACGGGTCGAGCTTGTCGCGCAGCGCGACGAAGTCACCGAACCGCGGATAGCGCTCGGCCAGGTCGGCGGCGGAGAGCGTGTGCATCTTGCCCCAGTGCGGGCGGCCACCGGCCTCGCCGGCGATCCGTTCGAAGGCCGCGAAGTACTCCGCCCGCCACGGCGAGGCCGGGGCGGTGTGGATGGCGATGTAGACGTTCTCGCGTTCGAACCCGGTGGACAGCGGGATGTCGTCGGCGCCGGCGACCCGGACCTCGACCGGGAAGGAGATGTGCCACGAGGACGCCTCGACGGCCTGCCGCAGCGAGGCGAGGACCTGCATTCCGGCGGCCCGCGGGACGGCGTACTCGCTCTCCACGAACCGCACCTTCCGCTCCGAGGTGAAGACCCGGTAGGAGATGTCGGTGAACTCGCGCGGCGAGAGGGCCGAGGCGGCGAAGCGCGCCAGCGGCTTGACCAGGCCGGGGACACGGAGACCGAGGCCGACGGTCGCGCCGAACGCGGTGTTGGAGAGCAGCTCGTCGTCGAACCACCCCCGGACCGGGCCCACCGGGGCCAGCGGCGTCTCCGGCAGCGGCAGCCGGGTGTTGTGCTTGGTCAGCACCCGGGTGGTGTGCGGGAACCAGTAGAACTCGAAGTGGTCGGTCCCCGAGGAGTGCTCCTCGAAGCCGCTCATCACGTCGGCGAGCTCGCCGTTGCCCTCACGCGCGCTGAGCGCGAACAGCGGCTCGGTCTGCAGCGTGACCTCCACGATGATCCCGAGCGCACCCAGCCCCACCCGGGCGAGGTCGAAGACCTCGGGATTCTCCGTCGCCGAGCACGAGAGGACGGAGCCGTCGGCGAGGAGCAGCCGGAGGCCGCGTACCTGCGTCGCCAGGCCGCCGAAGCGGGCCCCGGTGCCGTGGGTGCCGGTCGAGATCGCCCCCGAGATCGACTGCTCCTCGATGTCGCCGAGGTTGGTCATCGAGAGCCCGAGCGCCTCGAGCGCACGGTTGAGCACCTTGAGGCGGGTGCCGCCACGGACCGTCACGAGCCCCGTGGTCGAGTCGGCTCGTACGATCCCAGAGATCCGGTCGAGGCTGACCTGGACGTCCACCGGCGAGCCGATGGCGGTGAAGGAGTGTCCCGCACCGATCGGCTTGACCTTCCGGCCGGCCTCGGTCGCGGCCACCACGACCGCCGCGAGCTCCGCCTCGTCGCGAGGCGCGATGACCTCGACCGATCCCGCGTGCTGGTTGCCCGCCCAGTTCTGCCATTCGCTCACGCGGGCAAGGGTGTCGGGTCGGAGGCGTGCGGTCAACGACTTCGCTCAGATCCGTCCAGCCCGTACCGCGGCACAGTTCGTCATCTGCCGTTGACGCGGGCGCCGCACGGGGCATAGACACTTGGGTCGTGGTCAAGCCCTCTATTCAACGCTCCCACCATCTCTCGGCCCAGCAGCACGAACGGCTCGATCGTGCGACCGCCGCTCTCGACGGTCCCGTCGGGGCCGTCGACCTGGAGGCGTTCGACGCCAACGCCGACGACCTCGTGCGCCGAGCCGCCGGCACCCCGATCCGAGTCGCCAGCAAGTCCGTACGCTGCCGGGCGCTGATCGACCGCGTGCTCGCCCGTGAGGGATATGAGGGGATCCTGGCCTTCACGCTGCCCGAGGCGCTGTGGCTGGCCGAGACGCACTACGACATCGTGATCGGCTACCCGACCGTCGACCGGGCCGCGCTCGCCGCGCTCGCGAAGGACGAGGAGAAGCTCGCCCGGATCACGCTGATGGTGGACAGTGCCGAGGGGTTGTCGCTGGTCAAGGCCGCGATCGGCACCCCGGTCGCCCCCGTACGCGTGGCCATCGACCTCGACGCCGCGCTGGTCATCGCGCACCGCATCTGGCTCGGCGCCCGCCGCTCGCCGGTCCGCACCCCGGAGGAAGCCGTCGCGCTGGCCCGGATCGTCGCCGAGGACCCTGACTTCCAGCTGGTCGGGCTGATGGCCTACGAGGGCCAGGTCGCCGGCACCGTCGATCGTCCGCTCGGCGGCAACCCGCCCGCCCCGGTGATCCGGCGGATGAAGAAGGCCTCCATCGCCGAGATCACCGAGCGCCGCGGGAAGATCGTCGCGGCCGTGCGCTCCCTGACCGATCTCGAGTTCGTCAACGGTGGCGGCACCGGCTCGATCGAGTCCACGAGGGCCGACACGTCGGTCACCGAGATCGCGGCCGGCTCCGGCCTCTACGGTCCGACCCTCTTCGACCGCTACGACGGCTTCACGCCTCACCCGGCGGCCTACTTCGGGCTGAGCGTCGTGCGTCGTCCCGCGCCAGGCATCGTCACCGTCGCCGGGGGCGGCTGGATCGCCTCGGGCCCGCCGGGACTCGACCGGGTCCCGAGCCCCACCTACCCCTTCGGCCTGGAGTACGTCGCCACCGAAGGCGCCGGGGAGGTCCAGACCCCGCTGCGCGGGCATGCCGCCGACGAGCTCGCGATCGGCGACAAGGTCTGGTTCCGCCATGCCAAGGCCGGCGAGGTGTGCGAACGGCTCGACACCCTCCACCTGATCGAGGGCGACTCGATCATCACCGTCGCACCGACGTACCGCGGTGAGGGCCAGACCTTCCTGTGACCTGCCGGGTCACTCGCCCAGCAGCTGGAACCAGCTCTCGGTGACCAGCTCGCACATGCGGTCGTGCTCGACACCCCAGAACCCGTCCGACCAGCGCTGGAACAGATAGTCGAGCTGGCCGACCGCCAGTGCGCCGCGCAGCCGCCGGCTGTCGGCGTCGAACCGGTCCGCCTTGTCCAGACCCGCGCTGACGTCCTCGATCGTCTCGTCCGTCCAGGCGTCGACGATATGGCTGAGATCGGGATCGACGGCCTGGGCTGCCCGGGCGACCGTGACGATCGGACGCACCCCCGGCCACCGGGCCATGGCCTGCCGGATCCAGGAACCGAGCTGCTCGCGGGTGCCGGCCGCCACCGCATCGGCGAGGCCGCCGAGCGAGCTGCCCTCGGGGGAACGAATCTGGATCAGCTCGTCCTCGAGGCGCTCGGCGACCAAGGCCTTGATGACCTCCGACTTCGAGGGGAAGTAGGCATAGAACGTCACCCGGGTGGTGCCCGCCGCCGAGGCGATCTCATCGATCGTCGTGGCTGCGTAGCCGCTCGCGACGAACCGATCCATCGCTGCATCCAGCAGGAGCTGGCGAGTCATCGCCCTCTGAGCCGCACGCTTGGCCATGGCGTCACGATAGGCGACGCCGGGACCTCTCTGGAGATTTCCAAGTTTTCTCGAAACCCGGTGTCCGGCCGACGGGCCGTCGGTAGGTTCGGTCCCGATGGACGATCATGTGACCTGGGCGGACAAGGGCTTCATGGAACCGGGGGAAGCCGTCGATCTCACCACCTACGCAACCTCCGGCCGCAACCTCTTCGACGGCTCGTTCACCTGGCCGGTGATGGCGCTCAAGAAGAACGCGCTGGAGCACAACATCGCGACCCTCGCGAAGTTCGCGGAGGAGCACGGACTGTTGCTCGCCCCGCACGGCAAGACCACGATGGCGCCGTCGCTCTACCGGCGGCAGCTCGACGCCGGCGCGTGGGCGATCACGGTCGCCTCGCCCAGCCAGGCGCTGGTCGCCCGCCGCGCCGGCGTACGCCGGGTCCTGGTCGCCAACGAGATCCTCGACCACAGCGCGCTGAGCTGGGTGGCCTCCGAGCGTGCGGCCGACCCCGAGTTCCTCCACCTGCACTGGGTCGACTCGGTCGAGGGCGTCGAGGCGGCGGCCGAGGCGTCGGCCCTGGTGGGCGTCGAGGACCGGCCGCTGGCCGTGTTGATCGACCTGGGCTTCCCGGGCGGACGTACCGGCACCCGCTCCGTCGAGCAGGCGGTCGAGCTCGCGCGCGTGGTCGACTCCACGCCCGGCGTACTCCTCGCCGGGGTGGCCGGCTACGAGGGCGGACTGGAGACGGCCGAGGAGGTCGGCGACTACTTCGACCGTCTCGAGGAGCTCGCCTCGATCCTGTTCACCGAGGGCCTCGTCGCCGCCGATGCCATCGTCTCGGCGGGCGGGAGCGCCTTCTTCGACGTCCTCGCCGAGCGCTGGTCCGCGGGCTGGCCCGAGGGGATGACGCCTCGCAAGGTGCTGCGCAGCGGGACCTACCTCACCCACGACCACGGCCTCTACGCCGCCACGACGCCCTACAACCGCATCGCGGGGAGCCTGGACCCGGCCATCGAGGTGTGGGCCCAGGTCGTCTCGGCCCCCGAGGACGGGCTGGTCATCGTGGGTATGGGCCGGCGGGACGTGCCCTACGACAACGGCATGCCGATCCCGCTCACGGTGCGGCGCAGCGGCTTCGGCGGTGCGGAGGAGCTGGCGGGCACCGTCGAGAAGCTGGGCGACCAGCACGCCTTCCTGCGCACCGACGCCGGCCTGCGGCCGGGCGACCTGGTCAGCTTCGGGATCTCGCACCCGTGCACGGCGTTCGACAAGTGGCGGCTGATCCCTGTCGTCGACCTCGACTACACGGTGACGGACCTGGTCCGGACGTACTTCTGAGGCGTCCGCCGAGGCGTCACGCGATGTCGGAGAGACGCACTCTGACCTGGTAGAACGCGCCGTGGTCGGTGGCCCGGCGGGCCGACGGACCGGAGTAGACCTGGTAGCGGTCCGGACGCAGCGACGGGCTGAGGAAGGCCTGGTCGATCGGCGCCCGGGGGCCGGTGGCGCAGCCCTCATGCTTCGCGAGCGGGCTCACCAGGCCGGTCCCGGGCGAGGTCAGGTCGCACAGGATGTCGTTGCGCTGGTTGAAGTCACCGGCGACGACCATCGGCACCTCGGCGCGCGCGACCACGTCCTTGACGATCTGGGCATTGATGTCGCGCCATCTCTTCTGTCGAGGAGCCGAGGGGATGCTCGCAGGGAAGTGCACGGGAAGCACCCCGAAGCGCTCGCCCGAGGAGCGCTCCTCCAGCACCACCACGGGCGCGCTGACGCGGGCACCGTGGCGGTAGTACATGGCAACCGTATCCTTGCTGACCAGCCGGAACGCCGATCTGCGGTAGAAGACCGCGTCGTCGG includes:
- a CDS encoding D-arabinono-1,4-lactone oxidase, with the translated sequence MSEWQNWAGNQHAGSVEVIAPRDEAELAAVVVAATEAGRKVKPIGAGHSFTAIGSPVDVQVSLDRISGIVRADSTTGLVTVRGGTRLKVLNRALEALGLSMTNLGDIEEQSISGAISTGTHGTGARFGGLATQVRGLRLLLADGSVLSCSATENPEVFDLARVGLGALGIIVEVTLQTEPLFALSAREGNGELADVMSGFEEHSSGTDHFEFYWFPHTTRVLTKHNTRLPLPETPLAPVGPVRGWFDDELLSNTAFGATVGLGLRVPGLVKPLARFAASALSPREFTDISYRVFTSERKVRFVESEYAVPRAAGMQVLASLRQAVEASSWHISFPVEVRVAGADDIPLSTGFERENVYIAIHTAPASPWRAEYFAAFERIAGEAGGRPHWGKMHTLSAADLAERYPRFGDFVALRDKLDPSRAFGNPYLEQVLGS
- a CDS encoding TetR/AcrR family transcriptional regulator codes for the protein MAKRAAQRAMTRQLLLDAAMDRFVASGYAATTIDEIASAAGTTRVTFYAYFPSKSEVIKALVAERLEDELIQIRSPEGSSLGGLADAVAAGTREQLGSWIRQAMARWPGVRPIVTVARAAQAVDPDLSHIVDAWTDETIEDVSAGLDKADRFDADSRRLRGALAVGQLDYLFQRWSDGFWGVEHDRMCELVTESWFQLLGE
- a CDS encoding endonuclease/exonuclease/phosphatase family protein, producing MSPTLISSGPGRAALLRAVVPAVALCGVLGAALSFLVPTTAAAGPTVEVTQAAPVQPGFQRFAWLNAWADHHTAPGGAAAGRLDGVPRMRIVVGHLRRTAVDFGVLAEVEAPQREAFESFGREYALVSTPDATDDAVFYRRSAFRLVSKDTVAMYYRHGARVSAPVVVLEERSSGERFGVLPVHFPASIPSAPRQKRWRDINAQIVKDVVARAEVPMVVAGDFNQRNDILCDLTSPGTGLVSPLAKHEGCATGPRAPIDQAFLSPSLRPDRYQVYSGPSARRATDHGAFYQVRVRLSDIA
- a CDS encoding amino acid deaminase/aldolase; the protein is MVKPSIQRSHHLSAQQHERLDRATAALDGPVGAVDLEAFDANADDLVRRAAGTPIRVASKSVRCRALIDRVLAREGYEGILAFTLPEALWLAETHYDIVIGYPTVDRAALAALAKDEEKLARITLMVDSAEGLSLVKAAIGTPVAPVRVAIDLDAALVIAHRIWLGARRSPVRTPEEAVALARIVAEDPDFQLVGLMAYEGQVAGTVDRPLGGNPPAPVIRRMKKASIAEITERRGKIVAAVRSLTDLEFVNGGGTGSIESTRADTSVTEIAAGSGLYGPTLFDRYDGFTPHPAAYFGLSVVRRPAPGIVTVAGGGWIASGPPGLDRVPSPTYPFGLEYVATEGAGEVQTPLRGHAADELAIGDKVWFRHAKAGEVCERLDTLHLIEGDSIITVAPTYRGEGQTFL
- a CDS encoding alanine racemase, which gives rise to MDDHVTWADKGFMEPGEAVDLTTYATSGRNLFDGSFTWPVMALKKNALEHNIATLAKFAEEHGLLLAPHGKTTMAPSLYRRQLDAGAWAITVASPSQALVARRAGVRRVLVANEILDHSALSWVASERAADPEFLHLHWVDSVEGVEAAAEASALVGVEDRPLAVLIDLGFPGGRTGTRSVEQAVELARVVDSTPGVLLAGVAGYEGGLETAEEVGDYFDRLEELASILFTEGLVAADAIVSAGGSAFFDVLAERWSAGWPEGMTPRKVLRSGTYLTHDHGLYAATTPYNRIAGSLDPAIEVWAQVVSAPEDGLVIVGMGRRDVPYDNGMPIPLTVRRSGFGGAEELAGTVEKLGDQHAFLRTDAGLRPGDLVSFGISHPCTAFDKWRLIPVVDLDYTVTDLVRTYF